One Lycium barbarum isolate Lr01 chromosome 5, ASM1917538v2, whole genome shotgun sequence genomic window carries:
- the LOC132639223 gene encoding uncharacterized protein LOC132639223, whose product MGGTEVPIRPVMKRTKISITREKRIRNGDPDGPITFDDEDMEGITQLHNDALVISVLVNKLRIKRVLIDPVSSANIIRWRVIEQLGLLDQIVPAIRALNGFNMACETTKGEITIPISMAGTTQQTKFYVTEGNMGYNALLGRPWIHLVRAVTLTMHQVLKFPTPEGIKTVRGEQQT is encoded by the coding sequence ATGGGAGGAACTGAAGTTCCCATTAGACCGGTTATGAAGCGCACAAAAATTTCCATAACGAGAGAAAAGCGTATCCGAAACGGTGACCCCGATGGCCCCATCACGTTCGATGACGAGGACATGGAAGGCATCACCCAACTGCATAATGACGCACTGGTAATATCTGTCCTTGTCAATAAGTTAAGAATTAAACGTGTGCTAATTGATCCAGTtagctcggctaatatcatccgatggagagtcatcGAACAACTGGGACTACTAGATCAGATCGTGCCGGCTATACGGGCCCTCAATGGATTCAACATGGCATGCGAAACGACGAAGGGTGAGATCACTATACCGATCAGTATGGCAGGAACAACGCAGCAGACGAAATTTTATGTGACAGAGGGAAATATGGGATACAATGCATTGCTGGGCAGACCGTGGATTCACCTCGTAAGAGCGGTTACCTTGACTATGCATCAGGTATTGAAATTCCCGACTCCAGAAGGTATCAAAACCGTCCGTGGTGAACAGCAGACGTAA